A single region of the Silene latifolia isolate original U9 population chromosome 8, ASM4854445v1, whole genome shotgun sequence genome encodes:
- the LOC141594000 gene encoding uncharacterized protein LOC141594000 has translation MALPALVCLKSNYNNKFLRYRHENIQTHGLLQFSGEKASVEFAQFEVVQAQCGDGLVHIKSRYTNRFLVRWSPNHNWITASAHQLNENKSEWSCTLFKPIIIEQGVTIKVRIMHVQLGHYLSLWRTGEPFNSCLFAGSKDIDRDSCDVFSVIDWSSVFKLPKIVAFRGENGKYIGAYLHNGRPCLQFSFDNPNDPKIAQEVYHSRDGTVFIKSKHYGKFWRLDKDDLIVADVIEPNNIDNCASAMFRVNVIDINTVALLNMSKTWFVKRYTNGYESLLNAAAETMDRFATLEVTDLGN, from the exons TGCCTGCACTAGTATGCTTGAAATCAAACTACAATAACAAGTTTTTGCGTTATCGACACGAAAACATTCAAACTCACGGCCTTCTACAATTTTCCGGTGAAAAAGCTTCTGTTGAATTTGCTCAATTTGAAGTTGTTCAAGCTCAATGTGGAGATGGCCTTGTCCACATCAAATCCCGCTACACTAATAGGTTCTTAGTCAG GTGGTCGCCTAATCATAATTGGATAACGGCCTCAGCTCATCaactaaatgagaacaaaagcgAGTGGTCATGTACGTTGTTTAAGCCGATAATCATAGAGCAAGGTGTGACAATAAAGGTTAGAATCATGCACGTCCAACTCGGCCATTACTTGTCCCTATGGCGGACCGGGGAACCTTTCAATTCGTGTTTATTCGCAGGATCGAAAGACATTGATCGCGACTCATGTGACGTTTTCAGCGTTATAGACTGGTCATCGGTTTTCAAATTGCCTAAAATTGTGGCATTTAGAGGTGAGAACGGAAAATATATAGGCGCGTACTTACATAACGGAAGGCCATGCCTTCAATTTTCGTTCGATAACCCTAATGACCCGAAGATTGCACAAGAAGTGTATCATTCTCGTGATGGTACCGTGTTCATAAAATCAAAGCATTATGGCAAGTTTTGGAGGCTCGACAAGGATGATTTAATTGTGGCGGATGTAATTGAGCCTAATAATATCGATAATTGTGCTAGTGCAATGTTTCGGGTTAATGTAATTGACATTAATACCGTGGCGTTACTCAATATGTCTAAGACTTGGTTTGTTAAGAGGTACACTAATGGGTACGAAAGTTTATTGAACGCAGCTGCCGAAACTATGGATCGCTTTGCTACGTTAGAGGTGACGGACTTGGGAAACTGA